The following proteins are encoded in a genomic region of Ictalurus furcatus strain D&B chromosome 6, Billie_1.0, whole genome shotgun sequence:
- the fbxl3a gene encoding F-box/LRR-repeat protein 3, whose translation MKRRLKKEASGSSCEERVEVCKKVRRPSEDCGDVVSTWAWLPQEILLRVFQYLPLLDRAFASQVCRGWNEAFHMPELWRCFEFELNQPASSYLKATHPDLIKQIIKKHSNHLQYVSFKVDSSTESAEAACNILSQLVNCSIKTLGLISTARPSFMELKKSHFISALTVVFVNSKSLSSLKIDDTPVDDPSLKVLVANNSDTLKLLKMSSCPHVSPAGILCVADQCHGLRELALNYHLLSDELLLALSSEKHVHLEHLRIDVVSENPGQQFHTIKKSSWDAMVRHSPKFNLVMYFFLYEDEFEPFFRDEIPVTHLYFGRSVSKEVLGRVGMNCPRLVELVVCANGLRPLDEELIRIAERCTQLSAIGLGECEVSCSAFVEFVRMCGRRLAQLSIMEEVLIPDHKYSLDEIHWEVSRHLGRVWFPDMMPTW comes from the exons ATgaaaagaagattaaaaaaagaggcCAGCGGCTCGTCCTGTGAGGAGCGGGTGGAGGTTTGCAAGAAAGTTAGACGTCCCAGTGAGGACTGTGGGGACGTGGTGTCCACCTGGGCATGGTTACCCCAGGAGATCCTGCTGCGTGTCTTTCAGTACTTGCCCTTGCTGGATCGAGCCTTTGCCTCTCAGGTGTGCCGCGGTTGGAATGAAGCTTTTCACATGCCTGAGCTCTGGAGATGCTTCGAGTTCGAACTCAACCAACCTGCAAGTTCATACCTGAAGGCCACACATCCTGATCTCATCAAGCAGATCATCAAGAAGCACTCTAATCATTTACAGTATGTCAGTTTTAAG GTGGACAGCAGTACAGAATCAGCAGAGGCAGCCTGCAATATCCTGTCTCAGCTTGTAAACTGCTCGATAAAGACCCTCGGCCTCATTTCCACAGCACGTCCAAGCTTCATGGAGTTAAAAAAG TCCCACTTCATCTCTGCATTGACCGTGGTGTTTGTCAACTCCAAGTCTCTGTCATCACTCAAGATCGATGACACACCTGTCGATGACCCGTCACTCAAGGTCCTGGTGGCCAACAACAGTGACACCCTCAAACTGTTAAAGATGAGCAGCTGCCCCCATGTCTCGCCTGCTG GAATCCTGTGTGTTGCAGATCAGTGCCACGGCTTGAGGGAGCTGGCGCTGAATTACCACTTGCTGAGTGACGAGCTCCTCCTTGCGCTCTCCTCAGAGAAGCATGTGCATCTGGAGCACCTACGCATCGATGTTGTGAGTGAGAACCCAGGTCAGCAGTTTCACACCATCAAAAAAAGCAGCTGGGATGCCATGGTGCGCCACTCGCCCAAGTTCAACCTCGTTATGTACTTCTTCCTTTATGAGGATGAGTTTGAGCCTTTCTTCCGGGATGAGATTCCCGTCACACACCTCTACTTCGGCCGTTCGGTCAGTAAGGAGGTGCTTGGGCGTGTGGGCATGAACTGCCCTCGGCTTGTGGAGCTGGTGGTGTGTGCTAACGGCTTGCGTCCCCTGGACGAGGAGCTGATTCGCATCGCTGAGCGCTGTACACAGCTGTCAGCCATCGGCCTGGGCGAGTGCGAAGTGTCCTGCAGCGCTTTTGTGGAGTTTGTGAGGATGTGTGGGAGACGCCTCGCACAGCTCTCCATCATGGAGGAGGTGCTCATCCCTGACCACAAGTACAGCCTGGATGAGATCCACTGGGAGGTTTCAAGACACCTCGGCCGTGTCTGGTTCCCGGATATGATGCCTACCTGGTAA